The Cryptomeria japonica chromosome 6, Sugi_1.0, whole genome shotgun sequence genomic interval TGGTTGATTGTCTGGAAAGGAACCAACaaaacaaagagatggtgatcattgatgacATGCCGACCTCCAGCTCTGCTCCCCAAACTTCCAGACGAAGAACAAGGCAGACTACCAATGAtttggagatgaagactaaagacatcCATCTGAAGCAGGAGAACAAAGATCCGAGAGAAGCTGCTAAGGCTATGATGATGCTGGTTAAGGATGCGAAAGAGTATTAAAGTTTTTATCTGAAATGTAATACTGGTCTTTGTTTGCCAGTCTCTCGCTGGCTTTTTGCTGTCCTTTCCCTAGCTGGTGTTTTTTttctgctggtcttttgcagcttttcTTTCTATGTACTGTTCTCTCTAGCTTCTTTCTTGCCTATCTAtcgttatgtaagcgggtttcgggtcccttaaaacctgtttttccttaatcaaaaacaataatttCTATGAGATTATTTTTATTCTTTGATTCACTTGATCTTGCGCTTGCTTATCCTAAGATCATTCAAATGAATAAGGGCTAGTTCTTAAATAAAAAATCTTAGATTGtaatttgaaataatgtgttcTTTAGCGAGTTCATAATGACTAATTTAAAAAAGTGGTAaagtttaaagttttaaattttaaaaattaattttagaattGGGGGCAAGAATGAGAGACCTAGTAATCAAGATCAATTTGTTGTAATGAGTAATGATGTGATTTAGATAGTTTCATGTTATTTGTGAACTTCTTTGGTAACTACACCATCGTACACACTAATCAATGTGTAAAGAATAACCTAATCACCCTATATTCAAAACATAAATTTAGAAAGTATTTCAATGAAAGGAACATAAACTCTTATTTTTATTTTACAATCAATCTCATGGAATTAAAAAACGCAAGTACAAGATTAAAATGAACCTTTTTTTAAAACAAGAATGCCACATAGATATTAGAAAAGGAAACTTAAAAATTTTACCATAAACTTAAAGACTTTTATATTTATATGATAGTATaaatagcatttaaaaaaaaattatattattattatttaattagatcATAACTTCTTACATAAATTAAAACCATTTTTTTTGCTTTGACATAAGTTCCTATTTTTTCTCATGAACACCCACTCAAAAATTATAGCTGCGCCCACCACAGCCTTAACGAGGGGGCACAATACAATTTAGGCAGCAATTGGGTAAGGGTTAGCCCAAAACTAAAGATCGAAAGCATGACATTACCTATTGTGATTGGGAAAAACAGAGAAGAAAAATCATGAAGGCGCTGGCTGCTTATCCATTTTCTTCTCTACCTCATCCTCTGCCTCCAATTCAAAGGCCATCATCCTTTACCTCTACAATCATCAGCAGTCACTGTGGATATCGGTTGAGCATAAGAGCTGTGAATGAGGGTAAGGAGCAGGATGAGCAACGAAAAGGAAAGGGCAAAGGAAAAGGAAAATCTTCCCTTTCTTCTTCTCGCTTGACAGTGGAAGATTTGGAAGCAATGTCAGGGGCGGGCAGAAGTAAGAGAAGCAAGAACAGGAGCAAAGTGAAGCGTGATGCCGATCCCATAATTGCTAAGCCTGAGGTGAAGGACTGGGAGTCTATGACCCTTCAGGAAAAGCTAACCGAAATTTACGTGGGGGAGAAGGGTGTTTTGTTTTGGTTGAATAAGTTGGCCTATGCCTCCATATTTATCGTTGTTGGGGGTTGGATTGCATTTAGGTTTGTGGGTCCTTCTCTCGGGTTGTATCAGCTTCAGAGTTCTCTCTTAGAGCCCACGAAATCTTTTGGCGGATAATCCTGACTCTTTAAATTCACTTTTATTGGAACTGTTACAGCACTGGAACTGCTTTCTGTGTGTAAAGATTTATGCTCTTCCCTGTCAATATGAAATCTTCTCTTAGGATGCTGTTAGTATTATTCATGTAAGTGCTTTTTCCCTCATGTTTCATCTTGATATAACGAGTTAACTGGACCATTGATAGTCTTGAGAGATGATGCTTGTGAACCAGTATTTATAAGATGTGGGTGCATAAAGATTCAATGGAAACCACGAGTTAAGGCCGACAACCCATTCCATTTATTGTAATCACCATTCCATCTATATCTGCCAAGCTACTGCCTGTGGCGAATAGGGTCTGTCCTTGGGCGCTTACAATATTGTATAACTTACAGCCAAATTATAAGATTTATTAGGAAATGGGCTTTACTTTGAATTTCATTAAGATTTTGTCCAATTTCGTTCCTGGTAGAGTGAAGTATCTGGTGGGAATTTAGGCAACATCTCTCATGGAAGGGTAGCTGACAGGTTGCCCAAGTTCAATTTGAGTTTGGGGTGGTTAGTGGGCTTGTTTTCTGTTGGCCTGAGAAATACATCTGCTACAACTAAGTTGTCTTTTATAATATCAAAATCTCGTATTTATCGAAATTGTGAACAGCTTAGGTTGCTTGTAAATTTTTATACCCTTTTGTCTTTGACATGATTACTGCATTACAACATTTGAGTATGTCATCAATATGGTTTACATTGCCTTGGTTTTCATTATAAAGCGTATTATGTGTATCGTATATAATTGCAATTAATGGAATTGTTCAGTGCAATCTTCTATCTCTTTACTGTCATACAAAACATAAATAAAGAAACATGTTTGTGACACCATGACAACAGTAAAACTAAATTTGGAGGATtacatgttaaaaaaaaaattatgacctCCCTTCTTCATTATAAGATACTTCATTCCAGTATTATGTTTGAGTGCAGTTCTGATTAATTTGACATGGTCTTCTCTTGTTAACCATGAGGGTTTGATGTTGAATGGAATGAAGTAAGGTGGGAATCCATCTTGCAACAAAcctgtataatttttttttcaagaacaTTCTTATTGCCTTTCATCTTATTCTACACCTTCGATGTTTTTCTATATTCTTTTGCATTGTCATAATATTTCTGATTCTTCGGTTCTCTGATTCAAGTTACAAATTTCTCAGCTGAGATGTTTAAAGGCGGATAATTCTTGTCAGTATAGAAGAATTGGCTGGCCCTTCTCAAAAATTGCTTTGATCTATAATGATTGGATAATATAGGCACATACAAATTTAGAGTTAGTTGTAAGACAGTATGACATGAAGGATGGAATTGTCACATGAATACTCTAGGCGTATCTTGTACTATTTGTCTGCATGCAAGTCACATTAGTGAAAAACATATTTGAGATACAGGGCAATCACATATTTAGTTGAGGCCTTTTTCTTTGACCTGCTCAATGAAACCTGTTCTTCATTTATTACACGTTCTTGTACCATCTTCGTTTAGTTGCTTTGTATTGGCTTTCAGTATAAAGCATGTTTTGACCAAAGGGTGAATAGGTTTTAATTGGCTCCTAACTTCGTTACATCAAACCATCAGCATAACAACAGCTGACCAACAACAAAACAGCAAACAACTATAATCTAAAATAACAGATTTTGAAAGGGCCTGGAACCTTTTACAAGAGCAATGCTATGGTTAAAAAAAGCTGTTCAACAATACATCTGCAAACAAGTATAATAAAAGCATGTTATGTGTGCTGTATATAGTTGCAATAAATGGAATTAATCAGTGCGATCTTCTTACCGTTGCACTAAGCAGTAAATAAAAGAAACATGTTTGCGATACCATGACAAAGTGAAGCTGAATTTAGAGGATTGCATGTTTTTTTCTGATAATTCAAGTGTTGGAAGGGCCCTCTCCCGTTTTCGTTAACTATAAAAAGAAAGATCAGAAAATTGATCCCTGTCGAGATCTAGAGAATGAAACAGAGTAGATTTTCGCAACTCAACAACACACAAAGTGATTGCATCATGAATACAAATTAAGTGATGGGTCGTCTCTTGCAATGATTTCAACTTCAAGCATCTCATTGCAGTCATCTGGGATGAACCAATGGTAAGGTAATTCACATTATCAATTGCCTGGTTTGAGAGAAAATTGGCCACTTTATTTCCTTAGTGATAAATCAAATTTATTGTGAAGGAAGCAAACCTCTCCATATACCTCAAAATCTCCCTCAGAATGCTATTCGAATGCCAATTTTGATGAGGATTTTTTTGTAACACAATTGATGACCACCAGGGAGTTGCTTTCAAAGCACTAGGGCCTCAAGAAGCACTTGTCAAAGTCGAGCATACATTCCCATTGAGGAGGAGGAATCTATCTGATCAGATATCTATCAATCCTAGACGGGTTGAGCCCAGAAACCCCATGAATGGGGTTGGGGGATGGCATGTTAGAAATAAATTTATAACCTCATTACTTCATTAGAAGATGCTTCATCCTAGTATTATGTTTGAGTGCAGTTATGATTAGCCTTGCATTGTCTTCTCTTGTGAACCAGGAAGGTTAGATGTTGAATGTAATGAAGTGGAAACCTATCATGCAACATGCCTGCATAATTTTTTGTCATCTCATTCTAGTTTCTACACATGATTTTTTATTTCACTTGCATTG includes:
- the LOC131062596 gene encoding uncharacterized protein LOC131062596, whose amino-acid sequence is MKALAAYPFSSLPHPLPPIQRPSSFTSTIISSHCGYRLSIRAVNEGKEQDEQRKGKGKGKGKSSLSSSRLTVEDLEAMSGAGRSKRSKNRSKVKRDADPIIAKPEVKDWESMTLQEKLTEIYVGEKGVLFWLNKLAYASIFIVVGGWIAFRFVGPSLGLYQLQSSLLEPTKSFGG